TAGGGCCTAAATAGGGCCAGGGCCTCTTAGCGATGGAATGCCTGAAATGTATACAGCTGGCGCCGAGGTGTTCTTTGAGCCTAAGAAGGTAGCCGTAGTAGGCGCGTCCCCCAGGCCGGACAACCTGGGCAGGGCCATCCTGGAGAACCTCTTGACAGGGTTCAAGGGAAAGGTCTACGTGGTCAATCCAGGCTACACAGAGGTCCTGGGCCTCAAGTCCTACCCATCGGTTCAGGCGGTGCCCGATGAAGTTGATCTCGTAGTGGTGGCCACGCCGGCGAGGCTGGCGCCGAGGGTAGTTGAGGACGCCGGCGCTAAGGGCGCTAAGGGCGTAGTGGTCTTCAGCGGCGGCTTTGCCGAGACAGGCACTGATGAGGGGAGGAGGCTACAGGAGGAAGTTGTTGAGGTCGCTAAGAGGCACGGAGTCAGGCTGCTGGGACCCAACTGCATAGGCGTCTACAACTACTCTAACGGTCTTGACACGTTCTTCCTGCCGAGGTCAAAGATGAAGAGGCCGCCGCCCGGTCCCATAGCCCTGGTTAGCCAGAGCGGAGCCCTGCTGGCCACTCTCATGGACTGGGCGTCAGCCAGGAACATAGGAATCAGTAAAGCAATAAACTTCGGCAACAAGGCCGACGTCGATGAGGTCGACAGCCTTGAGTACATGGCAAAGGCGCCTGACGTCAAGGCAATGGTTGTTTACCTGGAGGGCGTCACGAGGGGGAGGGCGCTAATAGATGCCATAAGGCTTAACGTAAATGAGGGCAAGCCCGTAATAGTAGTGAAGGGCGGCAGGTCCCAGGCGACCGCGAGGGCTACCTTAAGTCACACCGCCTCAATAGCTGGCTCCTATGACGTGTTCAAGGAGGCCATGAGGGAGGCCGGGGCGCTGCTGTTCGAGGACCTTGAGGCCGCCTTTGACGCAGCCAAGGTGCTGGTCTCGCAGCCGTTGCCCAGAGGACCTCGGGTCGGGGTAATAACTAACTCAGGAGGACATGGCGTCATAGCGGCCGACACTGTGACTGCCGAAGGCCTTGAGGTCCCTGAGACCCCCGCTGCCATAGCTAGCTCGCTCAGGCAGATTTTCCCAGACAGGGTCTCCCTGAGGAACCCTATTGACTTGACTGGAGACGCGAGGCCTGAGCAGTATAAGCTCGTAGCTCAAGCACTGGTTAAGGGGGGTCTTGTTGACTCGCTGTTGCTGATATCGCTAGTCCAGCCTCCCACGATGGACGTTGATGAGACCCTCAGGACTATCGAGCTGATAAGAGATGACGGCGAGGGAGTACCCCTGGTCGTGGTCACCATAGGGGCCGAGGCAGGCGCTAAGTTGGCCAGGGCGCTGGAGGAGCTAGGCATACCGACCTTTGAGCTCCCTGACCGCGCTGCCAGGGCCTTGGCCTCTCTCCTTCACTTCAGGCGGGCCAAGGACATCATAAAGCCCAGGGGACCCGCGCCAACCGTTTCTAAGGAGGCCTTCGCGAGAGCCAAGGAGATAATTCAGCGGGCCCTCTCACAGGGCAGAAGCAAGCTCCTTGAGGACGAGGCGCTGGAGCTTCTCAGGGCCTATGGGGTCAAGGTGGCCGACTTCTGCGTGGCCAGGAGCGAGGAGGAGGCTTCAGCCTGCGCCGAGAAGGTGGGCCCCCGCTTGGCCATGAAGGTTATATCGCCTGACATATCCCATAAGTCTGACGTAGGAGGCGTCCTGGTGGGCGTGACCCCTGAGACCGCTGTCTCCTCGTACAGGGCCATAATTAATAACGTCAAGTCTAGGGCGCCTGGGGCCAGGATTGAGGGGGTCCTAGTCCAGAGGCTCGAGTCAGGCCATGAGGTCATGGTGGGAGGGCTTAACGACATAGCCTTCGGCCCAGTGGTGACGTTCGGCGCAGGAGGACTGCTGGTGGAGCTTCTGGGGGATGTCGCCATGAGGCTTTCCCCGCTTGACCAAGAGGAGGCGCTCGAGATGATTAAGGCCACCAAGGTCTATAGGCTCCTCAAGGGTTTCAGGGGAGAGGTCCCGGCCAACATAGACGCAATAGCCGATATAGTAGTTAAGGTTGG
The uncultured Acidilobus sp. JCHS genome window above contains:
- a CDS encoding Acyl-CoA synthetase (NDP forming) translates to MYTAGAEVFFEPKKVAVVGASPRPDNLGRAILENLLTGFKGKVYVVNPGYTEVLGLKSYPSVQAVPDEVDLVVVATPARLAPRVVEDAGAKGAKGVVVFSGGFAETGTDEGRRLQEEVVEVAKRHGVRLLGPNCIGVYNYSNGLDTFFLPRSKMKRPPPGPIALVSQSGALLATLMDWASARNIGISKAINFGNKADVDEVDSLEYMAKAPDVKAMVVYLEGVTRGRALIDAIRLNVNEGKPVIVVKGGRSQATARATLSHTASIAGSYDVFKEAMREAGALLFEDLEAAFDAAKVLVSQPLPRGPRVGVITNSGGHGVIAADTVTAEGLEVPETPAAIASSLRQIFPDRVSLRNPIDLTGDARPEQYKLVAQALVKGGLVDSLLLISLVQPPTMDVDETLRTIELIRDDGEGVPLVVVTIGAEAGAKLARALEELGIPTFELPDRAARALASLLHFRRAKDIIKPRGPAPTVSKEAFARAKEIIQRALSQGRSKLLEDEALELLRAYGVKVADFCVARSEEEASACAEKVGPRLAMKVISPDISHKSDVGGVLVGVTPETAVSSYRAIINNVKSRAPGARIEGVLVQRLESGHEVMVGGLNDIAFGPVVTFGAGGLLVELLGDVAMRLSPLDQEEALEMIKATKVYRLLKGFRGEVPANIDAIADIVVKVGLLLNDHDEIKELDINPILANQDTATAVDARVMVTRGGGQAVVR